The Morganella morganii sequence ATATTTTGGTTAATAATAAGGAATATACTGTTTCGGAGATGATAGTTCCCTTCGAATCATTAACTGTACCGGTAACAACTATTCATAGTAATGACGAAATAACCATAAGCTACATCTCCGATTTTGGCGGGATTATTTCTAAACCTGTTGTTTTTGATAAATAATATTATTATGCAATTGAAAACACCTTATTTTTTTCTTCTGGCAGTGGTGATCGTTTTTCCTCCGGTAACCGTTTTTGCTGCACCTTATTTTAATCCGGCGGCGCTTGGTCTGGACGGAGATGATCCGGTGATGGATCCTGCACAGTTTCAGTATTTGCGGGAACGGCAATTTCAGGAAGAAGGCCGTTACTTCGTGGCTGTAACTGTCAATCAGCAGGCAGTCAGTGGTCAGTGGCTGGAGTTTCGTTATCATCCGCAGCAAAAAAGATTGCTGCCATGGGTGAACCGCAGGCAATGGCTGATATGGGGATTACGGCCGGATGCATCGCCGGCATTTGCAGAAACAGAAAATACAGCGCCGGTTGCGGATATTACTGCGCTGGTCAGCGGGGTCTCGCTGAGTTTTGACTCCGCGCGGCAGTCGCTGGATATTACTATCCCGCAACGTTTTTTTCTGACAGAAGCACAGCGGGCCGCAGATGCTTCGTTATGGGAACCGGGTATTACTGCATTTATGCTCAATTATGATTATCGCTTTTCGCGGGACAGTAACAGCTTCAGTCAGCGTACCGGACATACTCTTTTGCTGCAAAGTGGTGTTAATGCGGGGGACTGGCGGTTGCGGCATCACAGCAGGGCGGAACACCGTGAGGGTAAACTGACATGGCAGTCAGAGCGGTTGTGGATGTACCGTGCCATTGCTTCCCGGCGCAGCGAGTTACAGCTGGGGGAATTGTTCAGCGGGGATGTGCTGTTTGACAGCCGAGCGTTCAGAGGGATCCGGCTGGCTTCACAAAGTGATATGTATCCGCTGAATCAGCAGGGTTATGCACCGGTTATCCGCGGAATAACCGGTCAGAGTGCAGAACTGACTATCAGGCAGCAGGGAATGACTATCCGCCGTGAAACATTACCTGCCGGTGAATTTGTTATTGATGATCTGAATACGTCTTTTCAGGGAACTGAACTGGATGTCACCATTGAGGAGGCGGACGGCACTGTACAGCGTTTTACACAGCACGGAACCTCAGTTCCGGTTATGCAGCGGGAGGGCCGGCTCAGCTACACGCTGGATACAGGAAAATACAGAGGAAACAGAAATAATAACAAAGACCTGTTTGTGAAAAGTACGGCAGCATACGGCATTAATTCAGTCCTCACACTGTACGGTGGCGGCTATGCAGCACAACACGCTCTGAGCAGCGGTGTGGGGGCCGGTGTCAATATGGGCGCGGCAGGCGGGGTGTCTGCTGATATTCTGATGCGGCATACAACAGCAACGCAGCATCCGCGTTACCGGCTGAATTATCAGAAATTTTTTCCGCTGGCCGGAACATTGGTGAATACAGGGGCTGCACATGAGCAACAATCTAGGCAATGGCAGGTCAGGTTGCTGCAACCGCTGCCGGGGGATAACGGTACGCTGTCGGCAGGCTATCACTATAACCGCACAGGCCATGACGGGCGCGTATACCGGGCGATGATTAACAGGGATGCCGGCTATTCCGGTCACATCGGCCGGGTACATTACGGAGTGAATGCACAATACCGTACAGGCGGGCATTTTCGGAAGGCAGATAAACGGGTGTCTGTTGCGTTGTCGGTGCCGCTGGATTTTGCCGGACAACAAGCCCGCAGTCATTTTCATTACCACCAGCGGGCAGGAAAGGCTTCTCTGCAAACATCCGTGAATGGTTTGCTCGGAGATGAACAACGTCTCGGGTATTCAGTTACACACAGTTATCAGCAGCAGGGGGCTGCACATTACCGCGGGGCGGAGCTGCGCTGGCGTCACGACCTGGCCGATATCCGGGGACGTATTAATCACAGTCAGGGACACAATACCCTGAACGGGGATATACAGGGCGGGCTGATTATTCACGGTGACGGCATCACATTGTCACGTCCGCTGGGTGAAACCAACGGGCTGGCAGATACCGGCGGTACCGGGGGGATCCGTGTGGCCTCAAGGGCAGCGGCGCAGACTGACAGTGCGGGGTTCAGTGTTATTCCGCAACTGAGTCATTATCATCAGAATGTTATCCGTATCGACCCCGAAACCCTGCCGGATAATGCGGATGCGGATGATCCGGTCGTACAGGTGATCCCGTCAAAAGGGGCGCTGGTGCCGGTTCGTTTTGCAGTGAATACCGGTTATCGCGTGATTTATGCACTGCGGACTGCACAAGGCCCGGTACCGTTCGCCGCACGGGTGAAGGTGAAAAAAGCAGATGACAGCAGCGTCAGCGGTATTACCGGTGAGGACGGGGAAGTGTATCTCAGCGGGTTACCGGCTCAGGGGCATTTACAGGCTGTCTGGGGGAAAGGAATGCATGAGCAGTGCGGGGCGGATTTTACTATCCCGGAAGATCAGCAGGGACTGATAACTCTCCCTCTGATATGCCGGTAAAGGAGAAGCAATGTTTACTCAGATCAGAGCACTATGCCGGGCAGTTTTTTTCCTGTGGCTGACAGCCGGATATATTCCGGCCGCTCCGGCCGGGGAAACCTGTGCACTTATCACACCGGAAACGACTCTCCGCATACCAGCCGGCTATATCATGGCTGCGTATAATGTACCGGTTGGCGGTATTATCGGGGAGACAATATTTTCGGATAGTATTGATGTCTCTCAGTGCCGGATCGACAGCGGCAGAGAGATTGAATTTGTGCTGGTTGGCGGAATGCCGGGTAACAGAACACAAAATGCGTCGGGACACACTATCTATGAACTCTCCGGTGGTATCGGCTACAGCCTGGGGGCGGTGGCGGAGCATCCGGAATGCATGAAATCGTCGCGCTATGTGGACGGTCGTGATTCACCGGACAACAACACGGCCAATAAACGACTGTGTACGATCAGCAGCGGAATGGATCCGTCTCAGCCATATCGGGTACGGGCAGCGGTGACACTCTATAAACTGGAACCTGAAATAGCTGTTCACCATCCGGGAGGCTATCTGGGTGAAATCGCTATGCGTGTGGGCGGGCACTGGGCTGCAGGATTGTATAGTATGCCGGAAACCAAAATCTATCTGGACGGATTTACTGTCCGGCAACATTCCTGTGATCTTGATCCACAAACAGAAACAGATGTGGATTTAGGTGTCGTATCGCGGACTGATTTCAGCGGCAAAGGGTCTGTTGCCCCGGGAAGCATCCGTAACCTGACTATTGCACTGCAGTGCAGCCATGTGACAACGGCGGATATCCGGTTAACAGGCAATGTATTTACTGCCAGAAACAGTCCCGGAACACTGAAGTTACAGCGGAGAAACGGCAGTGCATCCGGTGTGGGAGTCCGGCTGACAAATAAGGGCAGCCGGTCACTTTCGGAGGGCCACTTTTATTTGATGAAATCACCACTCAGCGGGCCGTATTGCGGTTACAGGCCGCCTTTATACAGACGAGGGATACTATTGAGCCGGGCACGGCGGAAACAATTCTGAATTACACCATTCGTTACCAGTAAAAAAACGCCGCATAATGGTGCGGCGCTTTTATCTGAACGATGAATACAATTTTATTGCGGATTAATCATCAAAATACCAGTAACCGTTATTAATCAGCACTGTCAGCAGGGTCACAAATTCCGGATCGCTGAAGGCAACTCCCAGCATTTCGGCAGTGACTTCATCATACTGGCAAAGCACATCCGCTGCTTCAATATGCGGGGTTTTCAGGGCTTCGCCGTTAACGAAACAGGTATCACCGACACGCAGTACCCGCAGTCCATTGAGGCGGAACAGAGATTCCCCCTGTGACAGCAGTTCCTGAATTTCATCCGGGCTGTATGCCGGCTCCGGCGGTGCCAGATCCAGCTCATGGCGGGACTGGGAAATAAATTCACCGAACCACTTGCGGAACACATCCGGCTGGTCGAGCAGATCCTGCATCATACCATGCAGCTTGGTCAGTTCGCCCTGCTGAATCAGCGCCGGATTATCACGGAACGCCAGATCCGGGTCGCTGTAGCGGTAACTGCCGAGCTCATTGGCAATCACATAGTCGGCAAAGCCGCTGAACAGTTCGCGGGCATTCGGGGCGCGGAAACCGACAGAATAGTTCAGTGATTCCTCAATGGCATAGCCTTCGTGCGGGAATCCCGGCGGAATATAGAGGATATCGCCCGGCACCATTTCATCATCAATAATGGCATCAAACGGATCCACCTGTAACAGATCCGGATGCGGCGCGTGCTGTTTCATCGGGATTTTTTCCCCGACACGCCAGCGGCGGCGTCCCTGGCCCTGAATAATAAACACATCATACTGATCCAGATGCGGACCCACACCGCCACCCGGAACAGAATAGGAAATCATCAGGTCATCCATCCGCCAGTCAGACAGGCAGCGGAACGGCTTCATCAGTGCGGCAGACGGAAAATGCCAGTGATCAACGGCCTGAACCAGGATAGACCAGTCTTTCTCACCCAGCCCGTCAAACTCCTGAAACGGCCCGTGGCGCACATCCCATTTTCCGCTGAAACGGGTGACGATACGGCTGTCGATTTCATCTTCCATTGCCAGCCCCGCCAGTTCATCCGGGGAAATGGTGTCGCGGAAATTGCGGAAACCGCCTTTGATCAGTAACGGACGTTTTTGCCAGTGGCTTTCCATAAAGGTCTGCCAGTCTATATTCAGTTCATAATCCATGTGTTCGTCCTCAATAAACGCCGTGATCAGGCAGATGAAGGGAGTATAACGGAAAAAGACATATTATATTCATGCATATATTTATAACTTGCCGGCAACAACAGACTGACTCTCAGTCTGTGTCTTCGTCGTGAACAGTCTGACACCGGAATGTCACAGTAATACGGGCACCGCCCAGCGGGCTTTCAGTGACAACTGCGCCGCCGTCATACTGCTCCAGAATATCGGTGACAATTGCCAGCCCCAGTCCCTGACCCGACCGCAGGGTATCAACCCGCTGACCGCGGCTGAAAATCAGTTCCCGTTTCTCCTCCGGCACACCCGGACCATCATCATCGACAATCAGAATAACCGCATCATGCTGCCACTGCGCCGTCACCTCGACAAACTCCAGACAGTATTTGCAGGCATTTTCCATAATGTTGCCCATGACTTCCATAAAGTCATTCTGCTGTCCCAGCCAGGTGATATCCGGCGGAATATCGACGGTAATATCCACGCCCTTGCGCTGATACACTTTTGACAGCGCACTGGCGAGACTGTCAATCAGCGCCGGAACGGAGGAAATGTCCCGCATCAGCACGGTATTGTCACCGCCGATACTGGCGCGGTGCAGATAATAACCGACCTGCTGGGAAATTCGTCCGATCTGCTCAAGCATGACAGGCTCGGCGGTTTCAATCGTCATATCTTTGCCGCCGCGCAGTGAGCGCAGGGTACTCTGCAGCACTGCCAGCGGGGTTTTCAGGCTATGAGTCAGATCAGAAAGCGTGCGCTGATAGCGGGTATAGCGCTCCCGCTCACTGTGCAGCAGCAGGTTCAGGTTACGCACCAGTCCGCGTAGTTCGCTGGGCGGGGTTTCATCCAGATCTTCCCGCTCGCCTTTTTCAAGTGCGCTGATCTGCCCGCTGAGAGCATTAATCGGCCGCAGGCTCCAGTGTGCGGCCAGCCAGATCAGCGGTGTGAGCAGAAACAGGTTGGCGAGCACCACGTAACCGAACCATTCCCAGACACGGAAGGTCTTCTGCAGATTCTGCGGGATGGTATCCACCACCACAATCGTCAGCGGCGGCAGGGTACCGGTTTTGCCGTAACGGCTGACAGACACGGAGTGGATCATCCGTCCGTCGTGATCATCATCCAGGTCATTAATCCGGATATCTTCCGTGGCAAAGAGCGGGGTATTGACCAGCAGGGATTTGGTGGCTTCCAGCGAGGTATTCAGATCATACAACCCCTCTTTGGTCAGCCATTTGGCCGGAATGGCTCTCTCCAGCGCGTCAATATGATACTGCCGCCAGAGCAGATTCTGATTGTCATCATAAATCAGCACCACAGACGGGGCATTCAGGGAGAAATTCGGCGGAAAACGGATATTGAGTTTTCCGTCATCCCACTGCGACAGGCTGTAGAACAGATTGCTCTGGCTGCGCAGCATGGTGTAGGTGGTTTTATCAAAGCTGACCAGGTAACCGACCAGCGCCACGGCGCCGTAAGAGAGCGTCATGGCGAGGATCACGGCAAACGTTGCCAGTAAAAACCGGGTCCGCAGAGAGAAAGGGCGCGTTGTCCGCCTGGTCATGCGCAATACCTCAGTGGCTTAAGCCGTGTCTGTTATTTCCCGGCGTCGAAACGGTAGCCCTGTCCGCGGACAGTGACGATGGCATCAATATCGGTAAATGCCTGGATTTTCTTGCGCAGACGGCCCATCAGCACATCAATGGTATGGCTTTCACGCAGTTCGGCATCCGGATAGAGCTGGCGCATCAGGGAATCTTTACTGACGACTTTACCATTATTCCGCATCAGTGTTTCAATAATGGTGTATTCAAATGCGGTCAGTTTGACGGCGTTACCGTCAACGAGGAATTCTTTGCGGGAAAGATCGATCACAAAAATGCCCAGTTCCAGTGTCTGGGAGGCGAGGCCGCTGTTACGGCGCATCAGTGCCTGCATACGGGCAACAATCTCTTCCAGTTGGAAAGGCTTGGTGACATAATCATCCGCCCCGGCATTCAGCGCGGCGACTTTTTCCTGCCAGCTTTCACGGGCGGTCAGCACCATAATCGGGATTTTGACCTGCTGCTGACGCCAGCGGGCAATCATCACCATGCCGTCCTCGCCGGGCAGACCGAGGTCAACCACTGCGATATCCGGCTGACTTTCCTGAAGAAAATAATCTGCTTCTTTTGAATCTTCCGCCGCATCAACCTGATGGCCGAGCTCGCGGAGCTGAACCGTCAGATGATGACGGAGTAAATTGTTATCTTCCACGATGAGCACGCGCATACATAATTCCTTACAAAGACAGACATCCCAACAGGAAACGATGTGAATTGTAACAGTTTATATGAAGGATAGGGAACTTGTACGCCAAATAATACGCGCGATATGCGTTTAATCATAAAAAAAAGAGGCAGATATCCTCTGCCTCTGTGTGATTAATTATCAGTGAGTTAATAATTACAACTCATCTGCCAGACGGATAGCATCCCCGAGATAGTTTTGCGGGGTCAGGGTTTTCAGCCGGGCTTTTTCTGCGTCAGGCAGCTCCAGTCCGTCGATAAAGACCTGCATCGCCTGAGCATCAACACGCTTGCCGCGGGTCAGCTCTTTGAGCTTTTCATACGGTTTTTCGATACCGTAGCGGCGCATCACGGTCTGAATCGGCTCTGCCAGTACTTCCCAGTTCTGATCCAGTTCATCACGCAGATGTTTTTCGTTCACTTCCAGCTTGTTCAGGCCTTTTTGCGTGGACTGATAAGCGATCAGCGAGTAACCGATCCCCACACCCAGGTTACGCAGCACAGTGGAGTCCGTCAGGTCGCGCTGCCAGCGGGACACCGGCAGTTTGGTTGCCAGATGGCCGAGTACCGCGTTAGCCAGACCCAGGTTACCTTCTGAGTTTTCAAAATCAATCGGGTTGACTTTGTGCGGCATGGTGGACGAACCGATTTCACCGGCGATCGTCTTCTGTTTAAAGTGATTGAGGGCAATGTAACCCCAGATATCACGGTCGAAATCGATCAGAATGGTGTTAAAACGCGCCACGCAGTCAAAAAACTCAGCGATATAATCGTGCGGCTCAATTTGTGTGGTGTACGGGTTCCACTGAATACCCAGCGAGGTCACAAAGTCACCGCTGAATTTATGCCAGTCAATATCCGGATAGGCAGATAAGTGTGCGTTATAGTTACCGACCGCACCGTTGATTTTGCCGAGGATTTCGGTCTGCTGTAACTGGCGGTACTGGCGCTCCATCCGGTAAGCGACGTTGGCAAACTCTTTACCGACGGTGCTCGGGGTTGCAGGCTGCCCGTGGGTACGGGAGAGCAGCGGCAGGTCGCGGTAATCCGCCGCCATGGCACGGACAGTATCGATCATCTGACGCCATGCCGGCAGCAGCACGGTTTCACGGGCGGTGCTGAGCATCAGGGCGTGAGAGAGGTTATTGATATCTTCGGATGTGCAGGCGAAATGGATAAATTCAGACACCGCGTGCAGGGCAGGCACGGCTTCGACTTTTTCTTTGAGGAAGTACTCCACCGCTTTCACATCGTGGTTGGTGGTGCGCTCAATCTCTTTGATCCGCATTGCGTCTTTTTCGCTGAAATTCGCGACAATTGCATCCAGGTAAGCGATTGCGTCATCATCAAAAGCCGGAACTTCGGGGATGTCTGCACACGCCGCCAGTTTTTGTAACCAACGCACTTCGACCTGTACACGGAATTTCAGTAAACCGTATTCACTGAAAATATCGCGCAGTGCGCGTGTTTTGTCACCATAACGGCCATCGACAGGGGAAACGGCGGTAAGTGAGGATAATTCCATTGGTTGCAACTCCCGGTAATTTTAGTGTTGAGCGAGAAGATATTTGGCAGTGTCCACCAGGCGTGAACGGGAAAACAGCAACTGTAAACGGTTGCCGCCGACCTGGCGCCAGAGCACGGCGCTGCGGATCCCGCTCAGTAACAGCGAGCGGACTTTAGCCTGAATCAGGGTGTTACGCAGGATCTCCGGCGAGCCGGTTACCTGGATGCGCGGGCCGAGGCTGCTGATGTTGTCCACATAGATACCAGCGATGGTATTAAGCATAGCTTCCTGTGACAGCCCAAAATGGTCGCGCTGGTGTTCAAGATTATCAATACGGCGGCCGAGTTCATCCATCGCGCCCGGCGCTTTGTTCAGGCGGCGCTCCAGCAGCATCACACCCAGCATATAGCGGGTCAGCTCGGCATTCAGCCCCTGAGAGCCGGTCATATTGAACATCCCGGCGAACGCGGACAGGCCGGTATGCAGGTTCTGCACATTGTCGCCGTAGACATTCAGGACAGAAGACGGATTATTATTGATGATGCTGTTGATCATCACATCAACCGCATCATTATCTGTCTGACCTTCATGCGCCAGTTGCTGCACCAGGCGCGCGGCCTGGCAGATCCCGGCCAGGGCGAGGGTTATGTCTTCGTAATTTTTAGCCATAATCACTCCGTAATACGCGCTTCAATGACTCCGCCGCCCAGGCAGACTTCATCCTGATAAAAGACAGCGGACTGACCCGGCGTGACCGCAGCAACCGGGTTATCAAACCGGACACTGATTTTGTCATCACCGAGCGGGGTGACAGTACAGGGAATATCTTCCTGACGGTAACGGGTTTTCACCACACAGCGCATCGGCTGAGTCAGCGGCTCCCGCGATACCCAGTCCAGCTGCTGCGCGATAAGCCCTGCAGACATCAGACGCGGGTGTTCATGGCCCTGTGCGACAATCAGAATATTGTTTTCAACATCTTTATCGACAACATACCACGGCTCGTCGGAACCTTCACGGGTTCCGCCGATTTTCAGCCCTTTGCGCTGGCCGAGGGTATGGTACATCAGCCCGTCATGCTGACCGATTTCCTGACCATCAACCGTCATAATCGGACCCGGTTTGGCGGGCAGATAACGGGCGAGAAAATCACGGAACTTGCGCTCACCGATAAAGCAGATCCCGGTGGAATCTTTTTTCTTCGCGGTGATAAGCCCTAATTGTTCCGCAATCCGGCGGACTTCCGGTTTTTCCAGTTCACCGACCGGGAACAGGCTCTGTGCCACCTGGTCGTGGCTCAGTGTATACAGGAAATAGCTCTGATCTTTATTGCTGTCCAGGCCACGCAGTAACTGCGTGGTACCGTTGATATCACGGCGGCGCACATAATGTCCGGTGGCGATATAATCCGCCCCGAGATCTTCTGCGGCATATTCCAGGAAGGCTTTGAATTTGATTTCTTTGTTGCACAGAATATCCGGGTTCGGCGTGCGTCCCGCTTTATATTCTTCCAGGAAATGCTCGAACACATTATCCCAGTATTCCGCCGCGAAGTTGATGGTCAGCAGTTCAATGCCGAGTTTATCGCAGACGGCCTGTGCATCCGCAAGATCTGCGGCGGCGGAGCAGTATTCGGTATCATCGTCCTCTTCCCAGTTCTTCATAAACAGCCCGGTCACCTGATAACCCTGCTGTTGCAGTAAATAGGCTGAGACGGAGGAATCCACACCGCCGGACATTCCGACGATGACTTTTTTCTGGCTGTTATCTGACATGGCTGATCTCGCGGCGATTCGGTCTGCTCCGCAAACAGTGACGCGAAGAAGAACCGGGGAAAAAAACAAGCGCCGTACTTTACCATGATACGCACAGCGGCGCATCATTCAGGTGCGGGATCGGCATTTTTTTCGCAAAGAATTTTCCGCAGTCTGTTCCCCGCAATGCATTACGGCGCGACCGGTTCCCCGAACGCATCCCCGAACGTTCCCAGCAGCGAGAGTGGCAGCGGTTCGGCGGCAAACCAGGCAAACATACTTTCTTTTACCAGCGGGGAGCGCAGGATCGGACTGTGAATAATCTCATCCGCACTGACCCAGTGGCAGCGGTCGATATCGTTGTCCTGCGGGTGTGTCTCACATTCACTCTCCAGCAGCACACGGAACAGAAAACGGATAAACGGTGTGCCGTCCGGTGCAACCCACTGATGAATTTTCAGCAGGGCATCGGGAGCAGCACGGATCCCGGTTTCTTCATACAGCTCGCGCTCTGCGGCGGCAAGCAGGGTTTCCCCGGCTTCCAGATGCCCGGCGGGCTGATTCCAGGTGGCTTTGCCGTTAACGGTTTCTTCCACCACCAGAAATTTTTCACCGGCGCTGACCAGGCAGGCCACTGTCACATGAGGTCTGAATATCATTCACTTCTCTCCATTCGCCGGGGGCAAGGGTATCAAGGGCAAAATCACCAATCCGCACGCGGATCAGACGCAGGGTCGGGTGGCCGGTATGGGCGGTCATCCGGCGTACCTGGCGGTTACGGCCTTCCCGCAGTGTCAGTTTCAGCCAACTGACCGGTACCGATTTCCGCTCGCGGATAGGCGGATTACGCGGCCACAGCCAGTCCGGCTCATCCACCAGCTCGGCACCGGCAGGGCGGGTCGGGCCATCATTCAGGGTGATACCATTACGCAACTGATTCAGCGTGTTTTCGTCCGGCACACCTTCCACCTGAGCATAATACACTTTCGGGGCTTTGTTCTCCGGCTGTGTCAGCGATGCCTGCAATGCGCCGTCGTTGGTCAGGATAAGTAACCCTTCGCTGTCGCGATCCAACCGCCCGGCGGCGTACACATCTGTAACCGGAATGTAATCTTTCAGCGTGCTGCGTCCGGCTTCATCGGTAAACTGCGGCAGTACATCAAACGGTTTATTGAACAGAATAATTTTGCGCGGACCGCGCGGCCGGGGTTTGCGGGCAGCTTTCTGACGCGGATGGGCGCCTGCCGGACGGGATTGCGGCTTTCGGGAGATGCGGGAGTTCGTGGTTTTACCTGTCATTATCTTTTTTTTACATAAAAATGAGACTTACATTATAGCTTAAAACAGTTAGGATTTGCGTGATGCGATTATTCAAGTAGTATTGACAGGACCATTACAAAAAATTAACAAAGCATTGCGCTTACATAAAGGAGAGGTTGATGGAAAGCAAAGTAGTTGTTCCGGCGAAAGGCGCTAAAATTACCATTGACGCAAAAGGCAAATTAATCGTTCCGGACAATCCGGTTATCCCGTTTATTGAAGGGGACGGAATCGGGGCTGATGTAACGCCAGTAATGATTAAAGTTGTTGATGCCGCTGTAAAAAAAGCCTACGGCGGTAAGCGTGAAATCTCCTGGATGGAAATCTACACCGGTGAGAAATCCACAAAACTGTATGGCAGTGATGTCTGGCTGCCGGATGAAACCCTCGATTTTATCCGTGACTACCGCGTGGCTATCAAAGGCCCTCTGACCACTCCGGTCGGCGGCGGTATCCGCTCCCTGAACGTGGCACTGCGCCAGATTCTGGATCTGTATGTTTGTCTGCGCCCGGTGCGTTACTACGCCGGTACACCAAGCCCGGTAAAACAACCTGAACTGACTGATATGGTGATTTTCCGTGAAAACGCGGAAGACATCTACGCCGGTATCGAGTGGAAAGCCGGTTCTGCGGAAGCTGATAAAGTGATTAAGTTCCTGCAGGACGAAATGGGTGTGACCAAAATCCGCTTCCCGCAGGATTGCGGTATCGGTATCAAGCCGTGCTCTGAAGAAGGGACAAAACGCCTGGTCCGCGCAGCGATTAACTACGCCATTGATAACGACCGTGATTCCGTCACCCTGGTTCATAAAGGCAACATTATGAAGTTCACCGAAGGTGCCTTCAAAGACTGGGGATATGAACTGGCACGCGAAGAGTTCGGCGGCGAGTTACTGGACGGCGGCCCGTGGTTAAGCCTGAAAAACCCGAAAACCGGCAAACAGATCATTATCAAAGACGTGATCGCGGATGCGTTCCT is a genomic window containing:
- the mnmA gene encoding tRNA 2-thiouridine(34) synthase MnmA, whose protein sequence is MSDNSQKKVIVGMSGGVDSSVSAYLLQQQGYQVTGLFMKNWEEDDDTEYCSAAADLADAQAVCDKLGIELLTINFAAEYWDNVFEHFLEEYKAGRTPNPDILCNKEIKFKAFLEYAAEDLGADYIATGHYVRRRDINGTTQLLRGLDSNKDQSYFLYTLSHDQVAQSLFPVGELEKPEVRRIAEQLGLITAKKKDSTGICFIGERKFRDFLARYLPAKPGPIMTVDGQEIGQHDGLMYHTLGQRKGLKIGGTREGSDEPWYVVDKDVENNILIVAQGHEHPRLMSAGLIAQQLDWVSREPLTQPMRCVVKTRYRQEDIPCTVTPLGDDKISVRFDNPVAAVTPGQSAVFYQDEVCLGGGVIEARITE
- a CDS encoding NUDIX domain-containing protein; its protein translation is MFRPHVTVACLVSAGEKFLVVEETVNGKATWNQPAGHLEAGETLLAAAERELYEETGIRAAPDALLKIHQWVAPDGTPFIRFLFRVLLESECETHPQDNDIDRCHWVSADEIIHSPILRSPLVKESMFAWFAAEPLPLSLLGTFGDAFGEPVAP
- the rluE gene encoding 23S rRNA pseudouridine(2457) synthase RluE, which translates into the protein MTGKTTNSRISRKPQSRPAGAHPRQKAARKPRPRGPRKIILFNKPFDVLPQFTDEAGRSTLKDYIPVTDVYAAGRLDRDSEGLLILTNDGALQASLTQPENKAPKVYYAQVEGVPDENTLNQLRNGITLNDGPTRPAGAELVDEPDWLWPRNPPIRERKSVPVSWLKLTLREGRNRQVRRMTAHTGHPTLRLIRVRIGDFALDTLAPGEWREVNDIQTSCDSGLPGQRR
- the icd gene encoding NADP-dependent isocitrate dehydrogenase, whose protein sequence is MESKVVVPAKGAKITIDAKGKLIVPDNPVIPFIEGDGIGADVTPVMIKVVDAAVKKAYGGKREISWMEIYTGEKSTKLYGSDVWLPDETLDFIRDYRVAIKGPLTTPVGGGIRSLNVALRQILDLYVCLRPVRYYAGTPSPVKQPELTDMVIFRENAEDIYAGIEWKAGSAEADKVIKFLQDEMGVTKIRFPQDCGIGIKPCSEEGTKRLVRAAINYAIDNDRDSVTLVHKGNIMKFTEGAFKDWGYELAREEFGGELLDGGPWLSLKNPKTGKQIIIKDVIADAFLQQILLRPAEYDVIACMNLNGDYISDALAAQVGGIGIAPGANIGDECALFEATHGTAPKYAGQDKVNPGSEILSAEMMLRHMGWFEAADLIVKGMEGAIAAKTVTYDFERLMEGAKLLKCSEFGDAIIKHM